From a single bacterium genomic region:
- a CDS encoding TetR/AcrR family transcriptional regulator, with translation MGRAALSEQEIQSFRDRLVEVATRLFVRDGHAGVTLRAIARELGCSPMTPYRYFRDRDEIFAAVRAAAYQAFADAQEAAISPDQSPLERLAALGQAYATFAIERPDAYRLQFSLSQPSPDEYPDVREGELAAWRPLLGAVRGAVASGDLEGDPEILAHLMWSSAHGLVSLHLAGKLVMGHDLDDLLPHLLTTLMHGSRKRPTDAVGSTLRGIAT, from the coding sequence ATGGGTCGAGCCGCACTCAGCGAGCAGGAGATCCAATCGTTTCGAGACCGCCTGGTCGAGGTCGCGACACGCCTGTTCGTCCGCGATGGCCATGCAGGAGTCACCCTGCGGGCGATCGCCCGGGAATTGGGCTGTAGCCCGATGACGCCCTATCGCTACTTCCGCGACCGGGACGAGATCTTCGCGGCCGTCCGCGCGGCCGCCTACCAGGCTTTCGCCGATGCTCAGGAAGCTGCGATCTCGCCGGATCAATCGCCGCTCGAGCGGCTGGCCGCCCTCGGGCAGGCCTACGCCACATTCGCGATCGAGCGCCCGGATGCGTACCGCCTGCAGTTCTCCCTCTCCCAGCCTTCTCCGGATGAATACCCGGACGTGCGGGAGGGCGAATTGGCCGCCTGGCGGCCCCTGCTCGGGGCCGTGCGGGGCGCCGTCGCAAGCGGCGATCTCGAGGGCGACCCCGAGATCCTGGCTCACCTGATGTGGAGCTCCGCCCACGGACTCGTATCCCTGCATCTGGCCGGCAAGCTCGTCATGGGCCACGACCTCGACGACCTGCTCCCGCATCTGCTCACCACGCTGATGCACGGCTCTCGAAAGCGTCCAACCGACGCCGTCGGTTCAACACTCCGAGGAATCGCGACATGA
- a CDS encoding carotenoid oxygenase: MTTSPFLSGNFAPIEREFTATDLEVKGELPRELNGRLMRIGPNPVAPSEPYHWFTGNGMVHGVRLRDGRAEWYRNRYVRDDQVVEAKGWPEVPGPRHGMGVNVANTNVISHAGKTWAIVEAGGLPVELTNDLETVARSDFGGTLQGGFTAHPKKDPITGELHAVTYYWDWDHLKHVVLGKDGRVRRSLEIPVPGGPMVHDTAITESQVVVLDMPCIFDPSVMEQGASFPYAWRPDYGTRIGLLPLEGTAGDVRWFEIDTCYIFHPLNAYDAVDNQVVFDAVRHEKVFDQETNGPTEGNPRLTRWTFDLASGGVKEEQLDDRPIEFPRHDERKLGRKLRYGYASSSEASDARAFDFAAIVKYDLETGGRERWTPGNGSAAMEAVFVPRGTDAAEDDGFLLSYVYDPAEDRTDVVVLDAANITAGPIASVALPTRVPFGFHGNFAPDEE, from the coding sequence ATGACGACATCTCCGTTTCTTTCCGGAAACTTTGCTCCCATCGAAAGGGAGTTCACAGCCACTGATCTCGAAGTCAAAGGCGAGTTGCCCCGCGAGTTGAATGGCCGGTTGATGCGCATCGGGCCTAACCCGGTCGCGCCGAGCGAGCCCTACCACTGGTTCACGGGCAACGGCATGGTGCACGGCGTGCGGCTTCGCGATGGACGGGCCGAGTGGTATCGCAATCGCTACGTGCGGGACGACCAGGTCGTCGAAGCCAAGGGCTGGCCGGAAGTGCCGGGGCCGCGCCATGGGATGGGTGTCAACGTCGCGAACACCAACGTCATCAGCCACGCCGGCAAGACCTGGGCCATCGTCGAAGCTGGGGGCTTGCCCGTGGAGCTCACCAACGATCTCGAGACTGTCGCCCGCAGCGATTTCGGGGGGACGCTCCAGGGTGGCTTCACGGCCCACCCCAAGAAGGATCCGATCACCGGAGAGCTGCATGCCGTGACCTACTATTGGGATTGGGATCATCTGAAGCACGTGGTCCTTGGCAAAGACGGTCGCGTCCGCCGCAGCCTCGAGATTCCGGTTCCGGGCGGACCCATGGTGCACGATACGGCGATCACCGAGAGCCAGGTCGTCGTGCTCGATATGCCCTGCATTTTCGACCCGAGCGTGATGGAGCAGGGTGCGAGTTTCCCCTACGCGTGGCGGCCGGACTACGGCACGCGAATCGGTTTGCTCCCCTTGGAGGGTACAGCGGGTGACGTGCGCTGGTTCGAGATCGACACCTGCTACATCTTCCACCCCTTGAATGCCTACGATGCTGTAGACAACCAGGTCGTCTTCGATGCCGTCCGGCACGAGAAGGTATTCGACCAGGAAACGAACGGGCCGACGGAAGGCAACCCGAGGCTGACACGTTGGACCTTCGACCTGGCCAGTGGCGGTGTCAAGGAAGAGCAGCTCGACGATCGTCCCATCGAATTCCCCCGCCACGACGAGCGCAAGCTCGGACGCAAGCTTCGCTACGGCTACGCATCGAGCTCCGAAGCCTCGGATGCTCGCGCCTTCGACTTCGCGGCCATCGTCAAGTACGACCTCGAAACGGGAGGCAGAGAGCGCTGGACACCGGGGAACGGCTCCGCGGCCATGGAAGCCGTCTTCGTCCCGCGCGGCACCGATGCAGCCGAAGACGATGGTTTCCTCCTGAGCTACGTCTACGATCCCGCCGAAGATCGAACCGACGTCGTCGTCCTCGACGCTGCCAACATCACCGCCGGCCCCATCGCAAGCGTCGCACTTCCCACCCGGGTCCCGTTCGGCTTCCACGGCAACTTCGCCCCCGACGAAGAATAG
- a CDS encoding acyl-CoA synthetase has translation MVKSQEENPVSDPSPTTGFWAIAQEDPDRLAIAEPNYDETSFGQLYELVNQISHGFRAQGLVRGDHVATTLPNSTLQIALGLAAFQSGLYITTINWHLVGPEIAYILRDAETKIFVTHELFAEESRRAVDEAGLSEEQIFSVGEIPGFRPSSELFTGQPTTRPDNPTAGSFMFYTSGTTGRPKGVRRDLPEAHPDVLGKMAGMLFLMFGIQPHDGHVEITQAPLYHTAVNNWTLTALHWGHPVVLMDRWTPEAALERIEKYKVTYSHMVPTMFHRMLKLPDEVRLRYDVSSLRTMIHAAAPCPIETKWKMLDWWGDVIWEYYAATEGGGTIVSPKEWRENPGSVGRPWPNSEVVIFDDDGNEVPAGASGTIYMRMGGSEFKYYKDDDKTDKARRKGFFTVGDIGYFNEAGYLFLNDRANDMIIAGGVNIYPAEIEGVIQQHEHVQDVAVFGVPNEDTGEEIKAVVELVPGIDASEGVRDDIVTYYQGRMAKQKWPRSIDFTDEMPRDPNGKLYKRKLRDPYWEGHDRAIV, from the coding sequence ATGGTGAAGTCGCAGGAGGAGAATCCCGTGAGCGACCCTTCCCCCACCACCGGTTTCTGGGCCATCGCCCAGGAGGATCCGGACCGCCTCGCGATCGCGGAGCCGAACTACGACGAGACGAGCTTCGGCCAACTCTACGAGCTGGTGAATCAGATCTCTCACGGATTTCGTGCGCAAGGCCTCGTGCGTGGCGATCACGTTGCCACGACCCTGCCGAACTCGACGCTGCAGATCGCGCTAGGCCTCGCGGCGTTCCAATCCGGCCTCTACATCACGACGATCAACTGGCATCTCGTGGGCCCAGAGATCGCCTACATCCTTCGCGACGCGGAAACGAAGATCTTCGTCACGCATGAACTCTTTGCCGAAGAATCCCGCCGCGCGGTAGACGAGGCCGGCCTGAGCGAAGAGCAGATCTTCTCCGTCGGTGAGATCCCGGGCTTCCGGCCCTCGTCCGAGCTCTTCACCGGGCAGCCGACGACGCGGCCAGACAATCCCACAGCGGGCTCTTTCATGTTCTACACGTCAGGCACCACTGGCCGACCAAAGGGCGTTCGCCGCGACCTGCCCGAAGCCCACCCCGATGTTCTCGGGAAGATGGCGGGGATGCTGTTCCTGATGTTCGGCATCCAACCCCACGATGGACACGTGGAAATCACGCAAGCGCCCCTCTACCACACCGCGGTCAACAACTGGACCCTCACGGCCCTCCACTGGGGCCACCCGGTCGTGCTGATGGATCGCTGGACACCGGAAGCAGCCCTCGAGCGAATCGAGAAATACAAGGTGACCTACTCCCATATGGTGCCGACCATGTTCCACCGGATGCTGAAGCTCCCGGACGAGGTGCGTCTCCGCTACGACGTGTCCTCGCTTCGCACGATGATCCATGCCGCCGCGCCCTGCCCCATCGAAACCAAATGGAAGATGCTCGACTGGTGGGGCGACGTGATCTGGGAATACTACGCAGCGACCGAAGGCGGCGGCACCATCGTCTCCCCGAAGGAATGGCGCGAGAACCCGGGGAGCGTCGGCCGGCCGTGGCCGAACTCCGAAGTCGTGATCTTCGACGACGATGGGAACGAGGTGCCCGCCGGCGCGAGCGGAACCATCTACATGCGCATGGGCGGCAGTGAGTTCAAGTACTACAAGGATGATGACAAGACGGACAAGGCCCGCCGCAAGGGCTTCTTCACCGTTGGCGACATCGGCTACTTCAACGAGGCTGGCTACCTCTTCTTGAACGACCGGGCCAATGACATGATCATCGCCGGCGGAGTCAACATCTACCCGGCCGAGATCGAGGGCGTCATCCAACAACACGAACACGTCCAGGACGTCGCCGTGTTCGGCGTTCCGAACGAAGACACCGGCGAAGAAATCAAGGCTGTCGTGGAACTCGTCCCCGGAATCGACGCGTCCGAAGGCGTGCGGGACGATATCGTCACCTACTACCAGGGACGCATGGCCAAACAGAAATGGCCGCGCTCGATCGACTTCACCGACGAGATGCCCCGCGACCCGAACGGCAAGCTCTACAAACGCAAGCTGCGTGACCCGTATTGGGAAGGCCACGACCGCGCGATCGTATAG